One genomic segment of Ipomoea triloba cultivar NCNSP0323 chromosome 9, ASM357664v1 includes these proteins:
- the LOC116030288 gene encoding probable GTP-binding protein OBGM, mitochondrial has protein sequence MWLNCGKSSLRNVRKFSQSQLVFQLCSFSDIAQKKTKLAPLQERKMIDRFRIWAKGGDGGNGCNSFRRSRHNRFGRPDGGNGGRGGDVILECSPAVWDFSGLSHHINARRGGHGTSKNMIGSRGTDEVVQVPVGTVIHVVEGELPSAVQKVSSTTLDPWDIPGTLATDSSECSLQSRPTCETETTFKKTASPCVDNSTSTRLAQDSSHVQIPRSRMLERSQSEGQDSDDAVSGSEWEDEGEQSENVEYNVAELTEPCQRIVIALGGNGGLGNVSTGKTSKKTQKGNDSDTVDAAEYTDEEVASLSAGSPGSKVVLVLELKSIADVGLVGMPNAGKSTLLGALSKAKPTIGHYAFTTLRPNLGNVNYYDFSVTVADIPGLIRGAHENRGLGHAFLRHIERTKVLAYVVDLAATLGDNKGIPPWEQLKDLVLELEHYREGLSDRPSLVVANKIDEDGAEEVCEELKQRVSGVPIFPVCAVLEEGTSELKDSLRLLVNGIELCRLKLDNIVLDR, from the exons ATGTGGCTAAATTGTGGGAAATCTTCCTTGAGGAATGTGAGAAAATTCTCGCAATCACAGTTGGTCTTTCAGTTGTGTTCTTTCTCAGACATTGCTCAAAAGAAGACAAAGCTTGCCCCATTGCAG GAGCGGAAAATGATAGACCGCTTCCGTATATGGGCAAAAGGAGGCGATGGTGGCAACGGTTGTAACAGCTTTCGTCGTAGCCGGCACAATCGCTTTGGAAGGCCCGATG GTGGAAACGGTGGACGAGGTGGTGATGTTATACTTGAATGTTCTCCAGCAGTCTGGGATTTTAGTGGTCTGTCGCATCACATA AATGCAAGAAGAGGGGGGCATGGAACTTCCAAAAATATGATAGGAAGCCGAGGCACTGATGAG GTTGTCCAAGTACCAGTTGGCACTGTAATTCATGTTGTGGAAGGAGAACTTCCTTCTGCAGTTCAGAAAGTTTCTTCAACAACTTTAGATCCCTGGGATATACCCGGTACACTTGCTACTGATTCATCTGAATGCTCTCTACAATCTCGTCCAACTTGTGAAACCGAAACCACATTCAAGAAGACTGCCAGTCCTTGTGTTGACAACTCAACTAGTACCAGATTAGCGCAGGATTCATCTCATGTTCAAATTCCACGTTCAAGAATGCTCGAACGTAGTCAGTCGGAAGGTCAAGATAGTGATGATGCTGTGTCAGGATCGGAGTGGGAAGATGAAGGGGAGCAGAGTGAGAATGTGGAATACAATGTAGCAGAATTAACGGAGCCATGCCAACGGATAGTTATTGCTCTGGGAGGGAACGGCGGCTTAGGTAACGTCTCTACAGGAAAGACTTCAAAGAAGACACAGAAGGGAAACGACTCTGACACTGTTGACGCTGCAGAGTATACTGATGAAGAAGTTGCATCACTAAGCGCTGGTTCGCCAGGCTCAAAGGTTGTTCTCGTGTTAGAGCTCAAGAGCATTGCCGATGTTGGTCTTGTAGGGATGCCGAATGCAGGGAAAAGCACCCTTCTCGGGGCTCTGTCGAAGGCAAAACCTACAATAGGCCATTACGCCTTCACGACACTGAGGCCAAATTTGGGGAATGTAAACTACTACGACTTCTCAGTTACAGTGGCTGACATCCCTGGGCTTATAAGAGGAGCGCATGAAAATCGGGGGCTCGGGCATGCATTTCTACGGCACATAGAGCGGACAAAAGTTCTAGCGTACGTGGTGGACTTGGCAGCGACTCTTGGTGACAACAAAGGAATACCGCCATGGGAACAGCTTAAAGATTTGGTTTTGGAACTCGAGCATTATCGAGAGGGTTTGTCAGATCGGCCATCCTTAGTAGTTGCAAACAAAATTGACGAGGATGGAGCTGAAGAGGTTTGTGAAGAGCTCAAACAAAGGGTGTCTGGCGTTCCCATTTTTCCTGTCTGTGCAGTTTTGGAGGAAGGAACCTCTGAGCTCAAAGATAGTCTTAGGTTGCTTGTGAACGGTATAGAATTGTGCCGGTTGAAATTAGACAATATCGTTCTCGATCGCTAA